The genomic region AGACCGTGTCCGATGCCGTCTATGACTGGACGGGCTTCTATGTCGGCGCGCATGGCGGCTATGGCTGGGCCTCGGCCGGCGCGGCCGATCTCGGCGGTGTCCTCGGCGGCATGCAGCTCGGCTATGTCGTCCAGTCCGGCTCCTTCGCCGCCGGCATCGAGGGCGACATCGCCGGGACCGGCATCGACAAGCCGGGCAGCGGCCGCTCGCTCGACTGGCTCGGCTCGGCCCGGCTGCGGGCCGGCTTCGTCTTCAACCAGTATTTCGTCTACGGGACCGGCGGATTCGGCTTCGGCAACATCGCGCTGCCGGACGGCGCCGCCCCGGACGATCGCTGGAACGCCGGCTGGGTGGCCGGCATCGGCG from Labrys wisconsinensis harbors:
- a CDS encoding outer membrane protein — its product is MPLRLRQSATILAVSAGLAGSCPAGVAAAAELAPLEPYDGQTVSDAVYDWTGFYVGAHGGYGWASAGAADLGGVLGGMQLGYVVQSGSFAAGIEGDIAGTGIDKPGSGRSLDWLGSARLRAGFVFNQYFVYGTGGFGFGNIALPDGAAPDDRWNAGWVAGIGAEVALSRNWTARIEAFHYDLGRADYELAGATASFALTGTLVRAGVNYRF